One segment of Triticum aestivum cultivar Chinese Spring chromosome 2A, IWGSC CS RefSeq v2.1, whole genome shotgun sequence DNA contains the following:
- the LOC123188725 gene encoding uncharacterized protein — MAHALARALRSLLARCSTKCPCAAVAAASSSCLRSAVPRASYAACPKSILPSSCGGAVPAAQTRFLASTAGPGPGDEGSGEEEEDCMAEWEEDEDEGADAEIGDGGDGGGVALRDVKWGARALAAAEEVLGEHFGDDITMFAFKVSPKGYVYVRLDKLTNRYGCPGIEEIENFNRLYKQKLDEIIERGEIPLDLALEISSPGAERLLKVPDDLDRFKDMAMRVQYHAEGDGLVSDQMDGIFMLESVDIQAEHCVWKLADVNENRAGKGRPLNRKQKDWRLQTSFDAVMKATLYLD, encoded by the exons ATGGCGCACGCTCTCGCCCGGGCGCTCCGCTCGCTGCTCGCCAGATGCTCGACCAAATGTCCCtgcgccgccgtcgctgccgcttCCTCGTCCTGCCTCCGCAGCGCCGTTCCGCGCGCTTCCTACGCCGCCTGCCCCAAGAGCATCCTTCCTTCTTCATGCGGGGGGGCCGTACCTGCGGCGCAGACGCGCTTCCTGGCGAGTACAGCGGGCCCTGGCCCAGGCGACGAGGgctcgggggaggaggaggaggattgtATGGCGGAGTGGGAAGAGGATGAAGACGAAGGGGCCGATGCTGAG ATCggtgatggcggcgacggcggcggcgtcgccCTGCGGGACGTCAAGTGGGGCGCGCGTGCTCTTGCGGCGGCCGAGGAGGTTCTTGGCGAGCACTTTGGCGATGACATTACCATGTTCGCCTTCAAGGTGTCGCCCAAGGGATACGTCTACGTGCGGCTGGACAAGCTCACCAACAG GTATGGGTGCCCGGGTATAGAGGAAATAGAGAATTTCAATAGACTCTATAAGCAGAAATTGGATGAGATAATTGAAAGAGGCGAAATACCCCTCGACCTGGCTCTTGAG ATCTCATCACCAGGAGCAGAGCGACTTCTGAAGGTGCCGGATGATCTGGATCGCTTCAAAGATATGGCAATGAGGGTACAATACCATGCTGAAGGTGATGGCCTTGTTTCGGATCAGATGGATGGTATCTTCATGCTTGAGTCAGTAGACATTCAGGCAGAACACTGTGTTTGGAAGCTTGCGGACGTCAACGAGAACCGAGCTGGGAAAGGGAGGCCGTTGAACAGGAAACAGAAAGATTGGAGGCTGCAAACCTCATTTGATGCAGTGATGAAGGCAACCCTGTACTTGGACTGA
- the LOC123188724 gene encoding putative oxidoreductase C1F5.03c, whose amino-acid sequence MASAPAPPPRRVVVCGGGVVGACTAYFLSTHPASPTVPTLIEKSSPACAASGKAGGFLALDWSDSTPALSALARASFGLHHRLAAALDGANAYGFRPVHTLSICLPSQPAEPLSPHPLLPSWVDPSASAAPPRQLGTPDTTAQVHPGLFTKAVLAASGAEVVIGEVERVVVGEGCVVGVAVKGRGVVDADAVVLALGPWSGRFEMVIEVFDVSGLKAHSIVLRPRNPDKITPHCLFLSYQPEPGAKMLDPEVYPRPTGEVYICGMSKDEDVPDDPAAIDGEPDSIAMLHKIAGRVSSQLKTEEGAEVVAEQACYLPCTNDGLPVIGEMPGVKGCYVATGHSCWGILNAPATGAALAELILDGQAKIVDLVPFSPARFLKKKSRRGV is encoded by the exons ATGGCCAGcgcgccagccccgccgccccgccgcgtgGTCGTCTGCGGCGGTGGCGTTGTCGGCGCTTGCACGGCCTATTTCCTCTCCACCCACCCCGCCTCCCCCACCGTGCCGACCCTCATCGAGAAGTCCTCCCCCGCTTGCGCTGCCTCAGGCAAGGCGGGCGGCTTCCTCGCCCTCGACTGGAGCGACTCCACCCCCGCACTCTCGGCGCTGGCGCGCGCATCCTTCGGTCTCCACCACCGCCTCGCCGCTGCCCTCGACGGCGCCAACGCGTACGGCTTCCGCCCCGTCCACACCCTCTCCATCTGCCTCCCCTCTCAGCCCGCCGAGCCCCTCTCACCCCACCCGCTCCTCCCTTCCTGGGTCGacccctccgcctccgccgcgccgccgcgccagcTCGGAACTCCGGACACCACCGCGCAGGTCCATCCGGGCCTCTTCACCAAGGCCGTCCTCGCCGCGTCCGGCGCCGAGGTGGTCATCGGCGAGGTGGAGCGCGTGGTGGTCGGCGAAGGGTGTGTCGTTGGCGTCGCGGTGAAGGGGCGCGGCGTGGTGGACGCGGATGCCGTGGTGCTCGCGCTCGGCCCTTGGTCTGGGCGTTTCGAGATGGTCATAGAGGTGTTCGACGTGTCCGGGCTCAAGGCGCACAGCATCGTGCTCCGGCCGCGCAACCCCGACAAGATCACGCCGCACTGCCTGTTCCTGAGCTACCAGCCGGAGCCCGGCGCCAAGATGCTCGACCCGGAGGTCTACCCGCGGCCCACGG GGGAGGTGTACATTTGCGGAATGAGCAAGGACGAGGATGTTCCAGATGATCCGGCAGCGATTGACGGGGAGCCGGACTCCATTGCAATGCTTCACAAGATCGCTGGGAGGGTGTCCAGCCAACTGAAGACAGAGGAGGGCGCAGAGGTAGTCGCGGAACAGGCCTGCTACCTCCCGTGCACCAATGACGGGCTGCCGGTCATCGGGGAGATGCCTGGGGTGAAGGGATGCTACGTTGCAACCGGGCACAGCTGCTGGGGCATCCTCAATGCTCCTGCTACCGGTGCAGCACTCGCCGAGCTCATCCTTGATGGGCAGGCCAAGATTGTTGATCTTGTGCCCTTCAGCCCGGCAAGATTTCTCAAGAAGAAGAGCAGGCGCGGAGTGTAA